A region from the Malus domestica chromosome 07, GDT2T_hap1 genome encodes:
- the LOC103440032 gene encoding ASI1-immunoprecipitated protein 2 isoform X3: protein MVSSQSVKAFGKHSIGGKVHISGECGACNVCSAPCSSCLHLNRSFMGSKADEFSDETYRVNAASQYSINVGDASSSFKRKACDSLQHTTSETSNLLSVNSSHDSLSENAESKATMRSSDTSVEVHDDNISCISRANDANQAVNNHNRNVERKNLSCSLASGKAHKSFMSDTVKAGDSGDSTEKGKLPEFFGHVDSSFKNESDIIVGQKFVSLGVPTKFSPKTEVESNGQDPKDEASKSLDHGEKDVKSSELVEVDDMQPSQSASGDDSDESDIVEHDVKVCDICGDAGREDMLAMCSRCSDGAEHIYCMRKMLRRVPKGPWLCEECKFAEETDNQKQGSDMEVKRMDKAITSTQISNKRLAENVEVAPSAKRQALEMRVGSPKASSPKRMGALSRESSFKSLDKDRLRSAYPISQSTNDLSETARSPSNGLRAKGTFSKSNSFNTLISKPKVKLVDEVVPQKQKGSKEHASLDMKERVVSRMMGRSVSFKSASSGRSNVSESKVKMLSSKFSHVPDLKGLKQAKEWSTVERKNLSKLDRPKANLITASPIFSTPKSDLASRGETSLLSSVSNREPKVALPDGKLSTSSKSSLTRKGVDTRVASGGGSSMNGMSSSASEQRSNQVCSKDESLSSYSGTVETSHCNVDGTLEDVLPQSGEMADQDDKARESSVRCRPAVVASPKFKERGNNAEFGRAGISQASGTDACAPRSSREEMQRGNRLKNAIHAALLRKPEIYRKKRVLDQSDELSMSNMDLSYEVATQEQSPDGHAILGTSPSDSYKNTTVNNLKQLAGQPIDSGFPSKVADSFSVVHSPGKPTVKDLHNHASGAMSVLVKTTAIPEYEYVWQGSFEVQRGGNFLDLCGGVQAHLSTCASPKVLEVVNKFPHKIPLNEVPRLSVWPSQFHQSGAKEDNIALYFFAKDLDSYERHYKSLLDAMVKNDLALKGNFDGVELLIFPSNQLPEKSQRWNMLFFLWGVFRTMRVHCLDFTEKCVPSLRNSFNKAPTDGMTLSESENICIPKHMDESSPSDRSCDVPSASKAPLHMGPTVSKDHENKDTYPEEVRSGSKVNLVLQDCRLDSNTTNNTGLSEGVECITPCLQESCIRESRVGTEIKSFIPTTGSNSYNKGEKRQVHWVTSVERDDTDSVEIRPVSSHEVAVAGSVGQERFPDRKKRVGITGGVEEVILDRVNMDKADFKQERELGRDHGYKEPEAARVNSCQPSDRKHPDIPISERTTSAASQEMPWNEVNITQMDGKIGSKKPKIGSSGFDSCSTSRGTNTVVEEKRYFEACEEKVIPEDLGNTERYFFPLDSRHVQHFGPVGHSVPWKDFSSGYEDKSREGIPSLELALGGETKPQNKGMLPFFVGLADKKDQDEPLEAAVVDEKDDDVSASLSLSLSFPFPDKEQPGKPVSKPEQLLPERHHVNTSLLLFGRLPDK from the exons ATG GTGTCATCTCAATCTGTAAAAGCGTTTGGTAAGCATTCCATAGGTGGGAAAGTTCATATTAGTGGCGAGTGTGGTGCTTGTAACGTGTGCTCTGCTCCCTGTTCATCTTGTCTGCATCTTAATAGATCATTTATGGGGTCAAAGGCTGATGAATTTTCTGATGAAACCTATCGTGTTAATGCTGCTAGTCAATATTCTATAAATGTGGGagatgcttcatcttcttttaagAGAAAAGCATGTGACAGTCTACAACATACCACCAGTGAGACTAGTAACCTGCTTAGTGTTAATTCAAGTCATGATTCTTTGTCTGAAAATGCTGAAAGCAAAGCAACCATGAGGTCTTCTGATACATCTGTTGAAGTCCATGATGATAACATTTCATGTATAAGTAGAGCCAATGATGCAAATCAAGCAGTCAATAACCATAACAGGAATGTAGAACGGAAGAATTTGTCTTGTAGTTTAGCTTCTGGAAAGGCACATAAGTCTTTCATGTCGGACACGGTAAAAGCTGGAGATTCTGGTGATAGCACAGAAAAG GGAAAACTGCCAGAATTTTTTGGACATGTGGATTCATCATTTAAGAATGAGTCGGATATTATTGTTGGCCAGAAATTTGTTAGTTTAGGGGTCCCTACAAAATTTAGTCCAAAGACAGAAGTAGAGAGTAATGGACAAGACCCAAAAGATGAAGCTTCAAAGAGTTTGGATCATGGTGAGAAAGATGTTAAGTCTAGTGAGTTGGTTGAAGTAGATGACATGCAGCCCTCGCAATCTGCATCTGGGGATGACAGTGATGAATCGGACATTGTAGAGCATGAT GTTAAAGTATGTGATATTTGTGGGGATGCAGGCCGCGAAGATATGCTTGCCATGTGTAGTAGGTGCAGCGATGGTGCAGAACACAT CTATTGTATGCGAAAGATGCTTCGGAGAGTTCCTAAAGGTCCATGGCTGTGTGAGGAATGCAAGTTTGCCGAGGAAACTGATAACCAGAAGCAAG GTTCAGATATGGAGGTGAAAAGAATGGATAAAGCGATTACGAGTACACAAATCTCTAACAAGAGACTGGCAGAAAACGTAGAAGTCGCTCCTTCTGCGAAAAGGCAGGCTCTTGAAATGCGTGTGGGATCACCAAAAGCATCTAGCCCTAAGAGAATGGGTGCTTTATCACGCGAATCTTCATTCAAAAGCTTAGATAAGGATAGGTTGAGGTCAGCTTATCCGATTTCTCAGTCTACTAATGATCTATCAGAAACTGCACGTTCTCCTTCAAATGGTTTACGGGCCAAGG GTACATTTTCAAAGTCAAATTCGTTCAACACCTTAATTTCTAAACCAAAAGTCAAACTTGTAGATGAAGTTGTTCCTCAAAAGCAAAAGGGGTCTAAAGAACATGCTTCCCTTGATATGAAGGAGAGGGTGGTGTCCAGAATGATGGGCAGATCTGTGTCTTTCAAATCTGCTAGCTCAGGGCGTTCAAATGTGTCTGAATCAAAAGTTAAAATGCTCTCGTCAAAATTTAGCCATGTTCCAGATCTTAAAGGATTGAAACAAGCAAAAGAGTGGAGCacagttgaaagaaaaaatttgTCCAAACTAGACCGCCCCAAGGCTAATTTGATAACAGCTAGTCCTATTTTCTCAACTCCTAAGAGTGACCTTGCATCTCGTGGTGAGACTAGTTTGCTTTCATCTGTGAGCAATCGAGAGCCAAAGGTTGCACTGCCTGATGGAAAGTTAAGTACTTCATCAAAATCTAGTCTTACTCGTAAAGGTGTTGACACTCGAGTTGCTTCAG GTGGAGGTTCATCTATGAATGGAATGTCTAGTTCTGCTTCTGAACAAAGGTCAAACCAGGTTTGCTCTAAGGATGAATCCTTATCCAGCTATTCTGGGACCGTTGAGACATCACACTGTAATGTAGATGGAACATTAGAAGATGTGTTACCACAATCAGGGGAAATGGCAGATCAGGATGATAAGGCCAGGGAGAGCTCTGTTCGCTGTAGGCCTGCTGTTGTGGCTAGTCCAAAATTTAAAGAGAGAGGTAATAACGCGGAATTTGGCAGAGCTGGGATTTCACAGGCTTCTGGTACTGATGCTTGTGCTCCTAGAAGTTCTAGGGAGGAGATGCAGAGAGGTAATAGGTTGAAAAATGCTATTCATGCAGCTTTGCTTCGAAAGCCTGAAATATACAGAAAGAAAAGAGTGCTTGATCAATCTGACGAGTTGTCCATGTCGAACATGGACTTAAGTTATGAAGTAGCTACTCAAGAGCAGTCACCTGATGGACATGCAATCCTTGGGACTTCTCCTTCTGACTCTTACAAGAATACAACTGTCAATAATTTAAAGCAGCTTGCAGGACAGCCCATTGATTCTGGGTTCCCTTCCAAAGTGGCAGACTCTTTTTCTGTTGTTCATTCTCCGGGCAAGCCTACAGTGAAAGATTTGCATAATCATGCTTCAGGGGCAATGTCTGTTCTTGTGAAGACAACAGCCATTCCAGAATATGAATACGTCTGGCA GGGGAGTTTTGAAGTGCAGAGAGGTGGAAATTTTCTGGATTTATGTGGTGGAGTTCAAGCTCACTTGTCAACTTGTGCATCGCCAAAGGTCCTTGAAGTGGTAAACAAATTTCCGCACAAAATTCCTCTGAATGAAGTTCCTCGCCTGAGTGTATGGCCATCACAGTTTCATCAAAGTGGTGCTAAAGAAGATAATATTGCACTTTATttctttgccaaagatcttgaTAG TTACGAAAGACACTACAAGAGCCTGTTGGATGCTATGGTCAAGAATGATCTAGCCCTCAAAGGGAATTTTGATGGCGTTGAACTTCTGATATTCCCATCCAATCAGCTTCCTGAGAAATCACAAC GTTGGAATATGCTATTTTTCCTTTGGGGTGTGTTCAGGACAATGAGGGTGCATTGTTTGGATTTTACCGAGAAATGTGTTCCCAGCTTGAGAAACTCATTCAATAAAGCTCCTACTGATGGCATGACTTTGTCTGAGAGTGAGAACATATGTATACCTAAGCATATGGATGAATCTTCTCCTTCTGACAGATCTTGTGATGTTCCCTCTGCTTCCAAGGCGCCTCTGCATATGGGCCCCACAGTTAGTAAGGACCATGAGAACAAAGATACTTATCCTGAAGAGGTGCGTTCAGGTTCAAAAGTGAACTTGGTGTTACAGGATTGTAGACTTGATTCCAACACAACAAACAATACTGGCTTGTCTGAAGGAGTTGAATGCATCACTCCTTGCCTG CAGGAAAGCTGTATTCGAGAGAGCAGAGTTGGCACAGAAATTAAATCTTTTATTCCAACAACTGGGTCAAATAGCTATAACAAAGGTGAGAAGAGGCAAGTGCATTGGGTCACTTCTGTTGAAAGGGATGACACTGATTCTGTGGAGATTCGTCCTGTTTCCAGTCATGAGGTAGCCGTTGCTGGGAGTGTGGGTCAGGAGAGATTTCCAGATAGAAAGAAAAGGGTTGGTATCACCGGAGGGGTTGAGGAGGTGATTCTGGACAGAGTGAACATGGATAAAGCTGATTTTAAACAAGAGAGGGAATTGGGGAGAGATCATGGATATAAGGAACCAGAAGCAGCCAGAGTCAACTCTTGTCAGCCTAGTGACAGAAAACACCCAGACATACCTATCTCAGAGAGAACAACTTCTGCAGCAAGTCAAGAAATGCCATGGAATGAGGTGAATATTACACAGATGGATGGCAAGATTGGTAGTAAGAAGCCAAAAATTGGTTCAAGTGGATTTGATAGCTGTAGCACTTCTAGAGGTACAAACACTGTGGTTGAGGAGAAGAGATACTTTGAAGCCTGTGAGGAGAAAGTTATTCCAGAGGACTTGGGAAATACTGAAAGGTACTTCTTTCCTTTGGATTCACGGCATGTTCAGCATTTTGGGCCAGTTGGCCACTCGGTGCCATGGAAAGATTTCTCTTCAGGGTATGAGGATAAGTCTCGCGAAGGGATCCCAAGTCTCGAGCTAGCTCTAGGGGGAGAAACAAAACCACAAAATAAGGGAATGCTGCCCTTCTTTGTTGGGTTAGCAGACAAGAAAGACCAAGATGAGCCTTTAGAAGCAGCGGTAGTGGATGAGAAAGATGATGATGTGTCTGCGTcactttccctttccctttcattCCCATTCCCAGACAAGGAACAACCTGGGAAACCTGTTTCAAAACCGGAGCAGCTTCTGCCTGAAAGACACCATGTGAATACATCACTGCTTCTCTTTGGGCGCTTGCCAGACAAAtga
- the LOC103440032 gene encoding ASI1-immunoprecipitated protein 2 isoform X6, protein MGSKADEFSDETYRVNAASQYSINVGDASSSFKRKACDSLQHTTSETSNLLSVNSSHDSLSENAESKATMRSSDTSVEVHDDNISCISRANDANQAVNNHNRNVERKNLSCSLASGKAHKSFMSDTVKAGDSGDSTEKGKLPEFFGHVDSSFKNESDIIVGQKFVSLGVPTKFSPKTEVESNGQDPKDEASKSLDHGEKDVKSSELVEVDDMQPSQSASGDDSDESDIVEHDVKVCDICGDAGREDMLAMCSRCSDGAEHIYCMRKMLRRVPKGPWLCEECKFAEETDNQKQDMEVKRMDKAITSTQISNKRLAENVEVAPSAKRQALEMRVGSPKASSPKRMGALSRESSFKSLDKDRLRSAYPISQSTNDLSETARSPSNGLRAKGTFSKSNSFNTLISKPKVKLVDEVVPQKQKGSKEHASLDMKERVVSRMMGRSVSFKSASSGRSNVSESKVKMLSSKFSHVPDLKGLKQAKEWSTVERKNLSKLDRPKANLITASPIFSTPKSDLASRGETSLLSSVSNREPKVALPDGKLSTSSKSSLTRKGVDTRVASGGGSSMNGMSSSASEQRSNQVCSKDESLSSYSGTVETSHCNVDGTLEDVLPQSGEMADQDDKARESSVRCRPAVVASPKFKERGNNAEFGRAGISQASGTDACAPRSSREEMQRGNRLKNAIHAALLRKPEIYRKKRVLDQSDELSMSNMDLSYEVATQEQSPDGHAILGTSPSDSYKNTTVNNLKQLAGQPIDSGFPSKVADSFSVVHSPGKPTVKDLHNHASGAMSVLVKTTAIPEYEYVWQGSFEVQRGGNFLDLCGGVQAHLSTCASPKVLEVVNKFPHKIPLNEVPRLSVWPSQFHQSGAKEDNIALYFFAKDLDSYERHYKSLLDAMVKNDLALKGNFDGVELLIFPSNQLPEKSQRWNMLFFLWGVFRTMRVHCLDFTEKCVPSLRNSFNKAPTDGMTLSESENICIPKHMDESSPSDRSCDVPSASKAPLHMGPTVSKDHENKDTYPEEVRSGSKVNLVLQDCRLDSNTTNNTGLSEGVECITPCLQESCIRESRVGTEIKSFIPTTGSNSYNKGEKRQVHWVTSVERDDTDSVEIRPVSSHEVAVAGSVGQERFPDRKKRVGITGGVEEVILDRVNMDKADFKQERELGRDHGYKEPEAARVNSCQPSDRKHPDIPISERTTSAASQEMPWNEVNITQMDGKIGSKKPKIGSSGFDSCSTSRGTNTVVEEKRYFEACEEKVIPEDLGNTERYFFPLDSRHVQHFGPVGHSVPWKDFSSGYEDKSREGIPSLELALGGETKPQNKGMLPFFVGLADKKDQDEPLEAAVVDEKDDDVSASLSLSLSFPFPDKEQPGKPVSKPEQLLPERHHVNTSLLLFGRLPDK, encoded by the exons ATGGGGTCAAAGGCTGATGAATTTTCTGATGAAACCTATCGTGTTAATGCTGCTAGTCAATATTCTATAAATGTGGGagatgcttcatcttcttttaagAGAAAAGCATGTGACAGTCTACAACATACCACCAGTGAGACTAGTAACCTGCTTAGTGTTAATTCAAGTCATGATTCTTTGTCTGAAAATGCTGAAAGCAAAGCAACCATGAGGTCTTCTGATACATCTGTTGAAGTCCATGATGATAACATTTCATGTATAAGTAGAGCCAATGATGCAAATCAAGCAGTCAATAACCATAACAGGAATGTAGAACGGAAGAATTTGTCTTGTAGTTTAGCTTCTGGAAAGGCACATAAGTCTTTCATGTCGGACACGGTAAAAGCTGGAGATTCTGGTGATAGCACAGAAAAG GGAAAACTGCCAGAATTTTTTGGACATGTGGATTCATCATTTAAGAATGAGTCGGATATTATTGTTGGCCAGAAATTTGTTAGTTTAGGGGTCCCTACAAAATTTAGTCCAAAGACAGAAGTAGAGAGTAATGGACAAGACCCAAAAGATGAAGCTTCAAAGAGTTTGGATCATGGTGAGAAAGATGTTAAGTCTAGTGAGTTGGTTGAAGTAGATGACATGCAGCCCTCGCAATCTGCATCTGGGGATGACAGTGATGAATCGGACATTGTAGAGCATGAT GTTAAAGTATGTGATATTTGTGGGGATGCAGGCCGCGAAGATATGCTTGCCATGTGTAGTAGGTGCAGCGATGGTGCAGAACACAT CTATTGTATGCGAAAGATGCTTCGGAGAGTTCCTAAAGGTCCATGGCTGTGTGAGGAATGCAAGTTTGCCGAGGAAACTGATAACCAGAAGCAAG ATATGGAGGTGAAAAGAATGGATAAAGCGATTACGAGTACACAAATCTCTAACAAGAGACTGGCAGAAAACGTAGAAGTCGCTCCTTCTGCGAAAAGGCAGGCTCTTGAAATGCGTGTGGGATCACCAAAAGCATCTAGCCCTAAGAGAATGGGTGCTTTATCACGCGAATCTTCATTCAAAAGCTTAGATAAGGATAGGTTGAGGTCAGCTTATCCGATTTCTCAGTCTACTAATGATCTATCAGAAACTGCACGTTCTCCTTCAAATGGTTTACGGGCCAAGG GTACATTTTCAAAGTCAAATTCGTTCAACACCTTAATTTCTAAACCAAAAGTCAAACTTGTAGATGAAGTTGTTCCTCAAAAGCAAAAGGGGTCTAAAGAACATGCTTCCCTTGATATGAAGGAGAGGGTGGTGTCCAGAATGATGGGCAGATCTGTGTCTTTCAAATCTGCTAGCTCAGGGCGTTCAAATGTGTCTGAATCAAAAGTTAAAATGCTCTCGTCAAAATTTAGCCATGTTCCAGATCTTAAAGGATTGAAACAAGCAAAAGAGTGGAGCacagttgaaagaaaaaatttgTCCAAACTAGACCGCCCCAAGGCTAATTTGATAACAGCTAGTCCTATTTTCTCAACTCCTAAGAGTGACCTTGCATCTCGTGGTGAGACTAGTTTGCTTTCATCTGTGAGCAATCGAGAGCCAAAGGTTGCACTGCCTGATGGAAAGTTAAGTACTTCATCAAAATCTAGTCTTACTCGTAAAGGTGTTGACACTCGAGTTGCTTCAG GTGGAGGTTCATCTATGAATGGAATGTCTAGTTCTGCTTCTGAACAAAGGTCAAACCAGGTTTGCTCTAAGGATGAATCCTTATCCAGCTATTCTGGGACCGTTGAGACATCACACTGTAATGTAGATGGAACATTAGAAGATGTGTTACCACAATCAGGGGAAATGGCAGATCAGGATGATAAGGCCAGGGAGAGCTCTGTTCGCTGTAGGCCTGCTGTTGTGGCTAGTCCAAAATTTAAAGAGAGAGGTAATAACGCGGAATTTGGCAGAGCTGGGATTTCACAGGCTTCTGGTACTGATGCTTGTGCTCCTAGAAGTTCTAGGGAGGAGATGCAGAGAGGTAATAGGTTGAAAAATGCTATTCATGCAGCTTTGCTTCGAAAGCCTGAAATATACAGAAAGAAAAGAGTGCTTGATCAATCTGACGAGTTGTCCATGTCGAACATGGACTTAAGTTATGAAGTAGCTACTCAAGAGCAGTCACCTGATGGACATGCAATCCTTGGGACTTCTCCTTCTGACTCTTACAAGAATACAACTGTCAATAATTTAAAGCAGCTTGCAGGACAGCCCATTGATTCTGGGTTCCCTTCCAAAGTGGCAGACTCTTTTTCTGTTGTTCATTCTCCGGGCAAGCCTACAGTGAAAGATTTGCATAATCATGCTTCAGGGGCAATGTCTGTTCTTGTGAAGACAACAGCCATTCCAGAATATGAATACGTCTGGCA GGGGAGTTTTGAAGTGCAGAGAGGTGGAAATTTTCTGGATTTATGTGGTGGAGTTCAAGCTCACTTGTCAACTTGTGCATCGCCAAAGGTCCTTGAAGTGGTAAACAAATTTCCGCACAAAATTCCTCTGAATGAAGTTCCTCGCCTGAGTGTATGGCCATCACAGTTTCATCAAAGTGGTGCTAAAGAAGATAATATTGCACTTTATttctttgccaaagatcttgaTAG TTACGAAAGACACTACAAGAGCCTGTTGGATGCTATGGTCAAGAATGATCTAGCCCTCAAAGGGAATTTTGATGGCGTTGAACTTCTGATATTCCCATCCAATCAGCTTCCTGAGAAATCACAAC GTTGGAATATGCTATTTTTCCTTTGGGGTGTGTTCAGGACAATGAGGGTGCATTGTTTGGATTTTACCGAGAAATGTGTTCCCAGCTTGAGAAACTCATTCAATAAAGCTCCTACTGATGGCATGACTTTGTCTGAGAGTGAGAACATATGTATACCTAAGCATATGGATGAATCTTCTCCTTCTGACAGATCTTGTGATGTTCCCTCTGCTTCCAAGGCGCCTCTGCATATGGGCCCCACAGTTAGTAAGGACCATGAGAACAAAGATACTTATCCTGAAGAGGTGCGTTCAGGTTCAAAAGTGAACTTGGTGTTACAGGATTGTAGACTTGATTCCAACACAACAAACAATACTGGCTTGTCTGAAGGAGTTGAATGCATCACTCCTTGCCTG CAGGAAAGCTGTATTCGAGAGAGCAGAGTTGGCACAGAAATTAAATCTTTTATTCCAACAACTGGGTCAAATAGCTATAACAAAGGTGAGAAGAGGCAAGTGCATTGGGTCACTTCTGTTGAAAGGGATGACACTGATTCTGTGGAGATTCGTCCTGTTTCCAGTCATGAGGTAGCCGTTGCTGGGAGTGTGGGTCAGGAGAGATTTCCAGATAGAAAGAAAAGGGTTGGTATCACCGGAGGGGTTGAGGAGGTGATTCTGGACAGAGTGAACATGGATAAAGCTGATTTTAAACAAGAGAGGGAATTGGGGAGAGATCATGGATATAAGGAACCAGAAGCAGCCAGAGTCAACTCTTGTCAGCCTAGTGACAGAAAACACCCAGACATACCTATCTCAGAGAGAACAACTTCTGCAGCAAGTCAAGAAATGCCATGGAATGAGGTGAATATTACACAGATGGATGGCAAGATTGGTAGTAAGAAGCCAAAAATTGGTTCAAGTGGATTTGATAGCTGTAGCACTTCTAGAGGTACAAACACTGTGGTTGAGGAGAAGAGATACTTTGAAGCCTGTGAGGAGAAAGTTATTCCAGAGGACTTGGGAAATACTGAAAGGTACTTCTTTCCTTTGGATTCACGGCATGTTCAGCATTTTGGGCCAGTTGGCCACTCGGTGCCATGGAAAGATTTCTCTTCAGGGTATGAGGATAAGTCTCGCGAAGGGATCCCAAGTCTCGAGCTAGCTCTAGGGGGAGAAACAAAACCACAAAATAAGGGAATGCTGCCCTTCTTTGTTGGGTTAGCAGACAAGAAAGACCAAGATGAGCCTTTAGAAGCAGCGGTAGTGGATGAGAAAGATGATGATGTGTCTGCGTcactttccctttccctttcattCCCATTCCCAGACAAGGAACAACCTGGGAAACCTGTTTCAAAACCGGAGCAGCTTCTGCCTGAAAGACACCATGTGAATACATCACTGCTTCTCTTTGGGCGCTTGCCAGACAAAtga